The following DNA comes from Eleginops maclovinus isolate JMC-PN-2008 ecotype Puerto Natales chromosome 8, JC_Emac_rtc_rv5, whole genome shotgun sequence.
GAACTATTCACAAAACGTTGCTGAGCtatagtttcatttatttatgactCACTACACTTGATATAATCAAGAATATACGACtcaaattatataaataaaatggacaaGGTTTTAAAAAGGATGATTTTTAAGATATACATTTCCATAGTATTTTCTATGGACATATCGTTCCTCTAGCACCACCAACAGGCCAATTAGTTTAGGTGTATTTAGTTTAGTTGATTAGTTTATAATGTCGTGGACAGTCCCCATTAATTAACTGTCACAGAAAACAGTAAATGGAGCAGCTTTAGCCGACATGTATAGAAAAATAGCAAACAGCAGGCAGATCAAAATTATTGAAATTATTGACCACATTTTGTGTTGTCCTGACACATTCGTGGggaaatattttattcaaacaacatGAAATTAATATgcaattattttaatgattaAATAATAGTTTTCTTGCATCAATTTGCAGATTAATCATTCAAAAATGATCAACAGTTTAAGCCGTATTTCCTAATAGTTTCATTTCTTCTCTGATTACTTAAGCTGAGCAGGTTGTTAGTAGAGTCAGAGGTTTGGCGGCAGCAGGGGAAACCCTGTAGAATGTTGGTCAGTTTAAATATTCAGACAGACTTTGTTCATGTAATCAAAGGTAAAACGCTGCGTACTCCCTCCGTTTGTTAAGTGTGATTATAgcataaaacacatatttaaacagGACAGGAATGTGTGGAGGGTGTCGGCTTTAAACGGGATTTcctaaaacattttcaaagtgcTAATTCACAATATTTAGGGTATGCTGAtactaaaaatgaattaatattattgtattatttgtaacTGTCTTGATCAGGGTTGCCAACTCTCACGCATCTGGCGTGTGACACACGCTTTCACTATCAATCTCGCGCTCTCACACTGCCCAAACTATtctcacaacaaaaacaagatgaaccGGCGATCGTTTTTGGTTGGTTATTTAGAGTGTTGAGTTGACAGCCGTTCAAGCTGTCGATCCACTCCCTTCCCACCCCCACCACTCTTAACAACGATAACAGACAGCAGAGCAGTGGGAGCCGGTTGGTCAATCCCCGACCCGTATTGCGCAGGCTTTTCATCAGCCTACGGCGAACTCTACTGAAGGAAAGGTAGGTTTGCACAGCGCAAAGTGCATAGAGTACGATAACCTTTTCTATAAAAACctcatatatatgtatatatataggGTAATGTCCCGCTACGGACAGGACAGCAGTCATTATAGTGCGCATGTGGCAATTAAACCCATGATATCAAATCTCACTCCAGCCAGAACCCAAAATTGGCAACCCTGGTCTTAATCCGACATAATACTACATTAAGACCATTAGTGTGAAttgcatcattttatttaacattgatTTGTGTTACATGATAAAAGGCATGTCCTATTCTATTATTGATTACCATTAACTGTACTAAGCCAGTGAAGCCAGATGCTCTTAGATGTTTTCATTCTGCTGCAAAGGTCAGCTGGGCATTCTTTCAGCTACATGTGTGCCATGTCGATATATGATTATTAACTAATGGCTAAACCCAGCAGCAAAATCCCCCTATGCAATGTGACTGAACCACTGAAGTGCACCAGTCCTTCATGCAAGGCTTCAGTACATACCTCAAGATCATCTTTACTGGAGGAGCACACTGTCAGGACATCTTGTTATTAAAGTTCAAAGACTTCTCAACCAGGAGCTTTCCCGGGTGTTTAAATTTAAAAGGGAGAACACACTTCAAGTGTCAAACTAGCTTGTAATTAAATGAACAGTGATGCATAAATCCCTTGCCAATAGAGTAACACATTCAAAAGATCCATATGGTTAATAAACATCTGTCACCCTGATGCCTCAGATGATCAAAGCACATGTGCTGTTAATGCTTctcaaaacatgcaaaaaagcaaaaggaaatTGTACAAAAAGATTTGctgggttaaaaaaaatcattagaaaggaaaatatatcCAAGTCCACCTGTTTCCTGAGAGTGCTAGACCAAGGCACTAGCCTATATTGTTTTTACAGGCACTCACATATGACACAGAAGTAGTAGTTATACTTCTGGAAGGCCATGTAAATCATAACTCTGCtataatgcatgtttaaaaggGTAGACTCCTCTGAAATCATTATAATGTATCCATGCATAAGACCTTATATCAAAGTTGTGTAAATTGTGATCAAAACAAAAATTTACAATGGTAAATAACAACTCTTTGATATAAAAGCTAAAGCaacttttaaagacatttctctGCAAAAATGGaattattaatgttgtttaaacatttgaagtaaAATTCATCTGATGGGTTTTTAAGTTCACGATACAGATTATAAGAATTTGTATaatagtatttaaaataaattctgtgTTTCAAGCTTTGAGGAGATTGGGCAGAAGAATGTGTTGAAAGCTACATGAGAAGTTTATTtctcacaacaaacacacacatgaaggaCCATTCTAGTTTAAAATGTACCGAAAGCAGCAAAAGCAACAAATATGGAATAAGCAAAGAAGGAAAAGGTGCCAAATGTTGCTTGTTGCGGTGCTAACACTGTTCCTGAGAACATGCAGGCTTAATCCTTGTCATGAAATCACAATGCATGATAAATTATGATACATCAGGGCATCAAGTATCTTTATGGTTTGCTACATGGCACATGGTAGTTGTTTATGCAACATGACTCCCTTTGGTTAGCAAAACACTTTATATCAACACTATAAGTAACACTGTTTTCAAAGTAGCTGCAGTGAATGAAAGTTTCCGGATTTATAACGCATGATACGACACATAtcagaaaacatacaaaacatgATAAGCACCAGTATATGGCCttacatatattatattgaGCTCTGTAAAGATTCATAAATGCATAATAGACTGGCCAGTTGTGCATTATAGACATTCAAATATTAACCACATTTTCTCATTGCTTggttgaattaaatgtattatgtgaacacatttcacatgactgtgttaggttagttgaaagcagtaatattacGTTtaattaggttcaacttaataatattgctttcaactaacctaatagtTACGTGAAATGTgatgacatgatacatttatttaaagtcaaagattcagttttttttgtgtataaAGTAAACTCATGTATATATTTGCtttgtcataaaataaaataaatacaaataattgataataaatatgGGTGGTCTTTAATGACTCTTGTTATACAGTAAGTTTTTGTCCCCTTGGACACAGTGCACTTTAGAATAAAAGTGCCTTAATTTGGAAGTTATTTAAAGTCGAGGTTTCATTATGATATAAGATTTATCTTTGCTCCGCTGTGACAGTGTTGATAAGAATGCATAAAAACAGTCAAACCAATAACTTTAATTGAACTGTATTGTTAAACGCTTGAGATGAAAGTTTAACAGCTACTTAAAAGACATtcgtaaacaaaaacaaaacaactttactctTCTGCTCACACTTagataaataaacactttaaatatttagattatAGATATCTTTGCACAGACTCAAATACTTGAGCAGAACAGTCCGGAGGCTGTAAACGGAGCAACAGTTCTCTCTTATGACtctgtgtgctttgtttttcctcacaATAGCCATGGTCCTTCTTTAAGTCGAGTCTGATGACTGCTTGGGAGTGCACAGATGCAATTTTGTCCAGAGAGTCTGGCTGGAGGAGGACTTCCAGCTCCTTATCATCTTTCTCCTTCTGAACttgctgtgtctctgtctgttctTGCCCACCCTTTTTATCTtgttctgcttcctgttttttgtctttattcaaACATTCAGGATTCTCCTCCATTCTCCTCCCAATGGCCAGGCGCATTACTGTGTTGACAGACTCCAGCGACAGGGTGTGATCACATCTGCTGGTGGTGACTCTCTCTGGGATGCGGATCTAAAACACAAAAGTAATGGACATGATTGTGCTGACATTTTAGGTCTTCAAAGTCCCAAAATGATCAGAATATACCCTACCTGTTCCTGGCTGTAGCTTCCCTTTCCCTTGGTCTGCTTAGCCAATGACTTTGGGTCTTTCTCCCTCAAAGCTCCAAGGGAATAGCTGGACTTCACTCTATAGCTCTCATCAATTGGGTCCAGCTCCACATCGCTCCAAACCTGCTACAACGGATATGCACATTTATACATTCACATGTAAATCAAGGCAAGAATGCACCACAATAATGAATGTGAACCAGCTTTAAAAGTGACAGAccttttagttctaattatgACAATTTCAAGATTGGTTTGAGTTGATTGATATAAAAAAACTCTGTTAAAATTAGGTTAGTGTAATTGTGTAAGCACGCACTGCAGCCCTCCCTTACATAAGCCAAGGTCAAAGCAGTCAACCTAGGGGAAACACTGAATGTGACTCGATATGACAACTCTTATTACCATTACATTTCGGTACTATGAGGATATTTTTTCATGGTTTCCTCTTGAGAGAGAAATggtatatttattgttattaatgcATACAATTGTTTCAACCCACAGAATAACACAAGGATTTCCAGGGAATTCTATTTGCCAAAAGTGTTTATACCAAAacagggttaaaaaaaacaatgcagaaaATAACGTGGCTTTCTGTGCATTTGAtctttgatctttttttctGAACCAACCATGCTAGTTGTTGTGTATTCACTAAAACTTCCTTAAACCATGTGTAGAAGCCAAACTCACTGTGTCAGCTGTAGACATGGAGGACACTCTCTGAAACCTGGTTTTGGAGCCAGACGACTGTCTGCTCAGCATTGAGTCCCTGAGGGAGGACTCGCTGTGTGACACTGATATGCACTTCCTCCTGGGGGGCTCTCCTAGGAAGTGAAGACAGGGAACATTTTCTGCCATGGTGTCCCTGTTGAAAAAAGGATGAACTTTCAGCACAACCCCTAGATTTCTATTCAAGCTTAAGTAACTGATTAGATGGATGACTGCACTCACCTGTATTTAGAGTGAATGATGGCGTAAATAAAAGGGTTGTAGATGGCTGATGCCTTGGCTATAACAGCAGGCACCGCTTTTGAATAGGGAGTGAGGACACTTGCATATCTGAAAGGTGTACAGATGTGTAAAGAGTACAATTGCACAATGGTTGTAACAATACTAGTTTGGTAGTTTAACACTGTTGAATAGCACTTCATGAACTCATGTTGTTTTCTAATAAAAATGGAATATGGATCATGGTTGATGGCTGAAATGAGTTACACGGTGCAACCAAGCATCCTGTCTTATGCCAGAGTCTACTTTACTGTCTGTACACAACAAAGCAAGTACACATAATTAGACCATAAACAGCCTGTATATTTACCCAGCCCAGGCGATGAGGGTGACACATGCATAGGGCGACCAGGAAAGCACAAACACTATGATGACCACAAAGGCAATCTTGGCCAGCTTCCATTCAGTCTTGATGGACTGCTGGTGGATCAGGGTTGACTTCCTCACCTGATACCCAAACTTCTCCACATCTCTGTTAGAagggaaatgataaaaaaaaaaatgttcagaggctaaataaattaaacaaacacaaaaaaacaaattcagtgtACTATGGATCCAAATTAAGAAGAAGTGAAACATATGGGACACGGCAAAGGAGACAACTTGGTGAACAGAGAAGGTAAGCAACAGAAAAAGTGtatatttgaattgtattattacCATACTTGGATAAGTATCTAATCAGTGTTTTAACGAGGTTTGGAACCATATCATGAAGAcggaaaaaaatatgaaataagacAGATTGAGAGCAAAGCTAACGTTGAAGATATTCCTTTAAGGGTGAATACTAAAAGTAAGTTCCAGCTAAGTTGTGTTCCccagcaataaaaataaatcattgctCGGCTGCATTAAAGTCCCACGACATTAACATCGGATAGCTTTGTGAACCTGAAATGATGTATTCAGTCTTGTGGGCTACCTCTGAATTGGGAAACAGCTGCATTCCTATACTCAGGGGTGAATTTGCTAAAAGAGGCTATTAGTGACCAGACAATAATGTGCagcatctgtaaaaaaaacaaatatacatatgtgcacaaatataaataatgaagaactgaaGAGAGATTCAGAAGCCACCATCCTAATACATATAACACGCTTGTGATTACATTAAACAAATTGCATTGCATAATGTCAAGCCTGTTGGAAATCTCATTACAGCagattgtgttgtgtgtgctaTAGTGGTACAGCATATGCTATCATCTGCAGTTCAATTGTATGATGCTCTTTTAAAGTTATTAAGGCTTTTAATTGAAAGCATTTCAAGTAtattcattgtgtttaatgCATTCAAGTGCTGCATATTCACCTAGGTTAATTCATTCACCTGCTTGCAGTGCGGATGGCCAGGAACATGCACAGATAACAATAGGATATAATGGCCAGAGGGATGAAGAATACAAAGCAGCATAGCATCAAAGTATAACTTTTATTGGCAGGAGTAGATGTCACATAGTCCCATGTGCATGAGGTCATCAGGCCCTCTGGTATGTACGAAccttaagaaataaaatgacagataAGAAGGAAGTCTAAGGTCTAAAAGTAAAAAGAGGAAAGTtgaataaaaagaggaagaagatgaaagACTAAGTTACTTACTCCACCCTAAAAGGGGTGCGAGGCTCCAGGCCAGTGAGTACAGCCAGACCAGGGCGATAATGAGGCAAGTGCGTCTCTTTGAGGTCCAGCGAATGGCCTGCAGAGGCTTGGTGATGACGATGTAGCGATCAAGAGATATAGCCAGAAGGTTTATCATAGAAGTTATTCCAAACAAAGCTCCACAGAAGGCGTATATCTTACAGCCtttggaggaaaacagagaaCAAAGGATTTTACTGACATGATTTTTTCTTCTCTAGCGAAAGCTTTGGATAACTTGAGATAAGTAACataaattatttgtaatttgttatgcttcttctttttgtgttttgctgctgcaatcaaaacatttcccagtttgggatgaataaagtatttctgattctgattctgagtctgagtctgaatACACAATTAAAACTGCTCTTATAGCCGAGGGTGCAGATCGCTCTAAAAGTAATACAGTGGAAGAACAGCATGGAAAAAgcagatgtttttaaattacGTTTTAGtgttataaatacataaatgtgtaCCATATGTTATTCATAGCTCCATATATAGACAAAATGTATGGATACATATAGGAAGTAGCTGTTTTTAAGAGTTTacactgaaaagaaaatacCTGTTTCCCCAAAAATCCACCCCTTGTAGAGGGAGTTCACAAAGAAGATGGGTGACTGTGTGATCGCCATGAGGAAGTCACTGACTGCCAGGTTCATGATGAAAAAGTTGGGAGGAGTCCGTAGCTTTTTGTTACTGAAACAAATAAGGATTGAAAAGTTTCAAATCAAGTGACAGTACACAAGCAGAGCaacatgataaataataataataataacttaaacgTATATAGCGCCTTTtatggtacccaaggtcgctttacaaatagggaggggaaaaggggagtgggggttagggatcaaaggacttggagtggtagactgttccagagtgtgggagcattggcagagaaggccctgtccccaaaagttcgCAATCTGAtgcggggagtggccagcaggtccttgtcagaggaccgcagggaacgtgactgagtgtaagggtggagaAGATCTGTGAGGTgttgtggtgagagtccatggagagatctgtaggtgagcaggaggatcttgtaggtgatgtgtgacttgactggcaaccagtggagctgttggaggatgggagtgatatgctgccagggctttgtgtgggttagaaccctagcagctgagttctggacgtaCTGGAGTCTTATTGTTttgaaaggttgttttttttaaattacttttccTTAGGGGCTGTGCTGTACATGGAGTGGGGTATGGGTTCATAACCTGGCCAATGCAATATCCATCCAATAACTCTTAAATCCTCATCCACCTGAACTCAATTCCATCTTGCTTACCATAATAGGCAGGGGGTGGAAATCCATTTCTATGGCACTCACACACCCACTTTCAATAGTAATAGGCTGTATTTGAAACTGCATTCTAACAACAGTATGTACTGAATACTAACTCTAAAGGAACAGTGTTGTGTGCCATTCCCAGCAGACTGTTCGCACTGAAGTAAACTCAAGTATTAAAACTTCTCTGCCTTATGTATCGGTCACAAAATCAGAGCCAccattaaatgaaaacactaaAAAGTCTACATTACCTCTTCCACTCAATTGAGTGCTGTGTATTTAAAGACGATTTAAGATTATCTACAGTCAGCTTTTCCTCTTTACTCTACCTCATCATCACTTGCCATTACTCAGAGTTATTTTATCCGCTGGTTCATTTTTTATATCGTGTGCCCTAGCACACAACATCGGACAATAGAAAGCTCACATCTGATACTCAGAAATTCATGCTAATCTATTATACATCCAGGCCTTTCCTCAAGAACACAACATACAGATGCAGTCTGAACATCTACATCTTAAATTTTACACCAAACTCAGAACATGATTTCAAGCAGAGCTCTATTCTCTCGAGACACATTCAGACCAAAGATTTAACTCTTACCAGGGGAATCACAAGATCAAAACTGTCCTGTGAACATAATATAACATGGTGGAAAACtaacaaatattacaaattaATGGATTCAGTACACTCCTCGCAGCCAGCAAAACCTTTACAGTCAGTAAGGACAGTGACAGCGTGAAAAGAGTCTGATTTAATGCAtagaaagctgctaaaggttgtattactatttacagttaaaaggagagttagaaataattatattttgttgtattctatctGATTGATGTTgatttgagatatgttttctgttctattgcctaacaaagggttaagaaactgaactaccagaatgcttagcggctaaaacTAACAAGAGTTACGCGCGTTTTCCTTAGGATGAAAGTAGTGCCGCGTATACAAAAAATGACTAGTAaatacatggagctgttgattatatgttttgttggtgtttgCTGAACGTGTAATGGTCACTACTGATTTCTctacataaagaagcctttgttttcatatccgacgtcctgctgtttattttggaggtagttaatctacaAAAGTAGTTACTTTGTTATAGAAATCCAATTATAACTGACCTTCTAAATGTATGAGGAGGACAGCAGGGAAACACCAAGCGCTAAATGTCTAGAGGATATCCATAAAAGCCAAGAAGTATTGGCAGCAAATTGATTTCTATAGTATTCATTTGTGTGTCTCCCGAGAAAACACTAGTCCGCACTGTCACACAGTAAGGTATATCTCACAGAGCAAATAAGCACCTTTACTTATTATTGTTAAAGCCGATACTGTCAATAGTTTCAGGAAGATGTTATATTGCAGCATATCGTAGGGCATGTGGCCATCCAATCTAACTTCATGAAAACCTGATGATACACACTAACATGTCGAGTTTCAGGAGAAATATTGAGCTTGGCACTAGTGGGTTTGCGGCAGATGATGCCAGTGCTTTTCTAAGGCTGTGTGTTGGCACAGATGGTCATGTTGAAGGCTAATGCATGGTAATGGTGTGTGCTCGATAACCTTCTGGTAGTATGCCATAGctcactgcacacacatacagacgtCAGATTGCGTTTTGGCAACAGTctgtataaataaaagcaagtcTTCTTTTTTAACATCGACACAAGCTGCCGTGAACATTGTCAGCACGACCAATGTGTGACAATTTTCTCCATGCGTCAGAATATGAAGTATTCATGGCAGCTTTTGATGTGATTGATCTGTGGGGTAATCAGTGTCAGTGAACATTTTACActcacatttataagcatacATCTTTTATCTACTGTGACATAAAAGGCAGAGTGAATATAGATCCACAGATGGTCaatgaatatttgtttaaaccaaaatgaaaacGATAGAATATATCTTTCCTTTGTTTTCGATATGTAAACCACAAACCAGTGATCATATAGTGACATAATAGTTAAATCGGCTCCCTTTAGCCTATGAGCATACTCCTGCTTGTTCTGCCCACTCAATGTGAAAAGACCAAAGAATagtacaacaaacaaacaagatggagtgtatttgtgtgtttacatgcaggTGAGTGGGTATATAGCCTACTGAAGTGTGACTAGAATGGAGATTGAGTGTTGTGACATTTGAGATGGTTGAGTGTCACTTGAGGTTGGAGTTTAATGCATAAATCATGTCAGGCCAAGGATTTTATCTAACACTTGGTCCTTCACTGCAAGCAGAGTACTACTATATACCCAGGAGTAGCCATAGTGCACT
Coding sequences within:
- the opn4xa gene encoding opsin 4xa encodes the protein MDLDPGFYRPVDVQAHAHYIVAFFVLVIGTLGVTGNALVMYAFFCNKKLRTPPNFFIMNLAVSDFLMAITQSPIFFVNSLYKGWIFGETGCKIYAFCGALFGITSMINLLAISLDRYIVITKPLQAIRWTSKRRTCLIIALVWLYSLAWSLAPLLGWSSYIPEGLMTSCTWDYVTSTPANKSYTLMLCCFVFFIPLAIISYCYLCMFLAIRTASRDVEKFGYQVRKSTLIHQQSIKTEWKLAKIAFVVIIVFVLSWSPYACVTLIAWAGYASVLTPYSKAVPAVIAKASAIYNPFIYAIIHSKYRDTMAENVPCLHFLGEPPRRKCISVSHSESSLRDSMLSRQSSGSKTRFQRVSSMSTADTVWSDVELDPIDESYRVKSSYSLGALREKDPKSLAKQTKGKGSYSQEQIRIPERVTTSRCDHTLSLESVNTVMRLAIGRRMEENPECLNKDKKQEAEQDKKGGQEQTETQQVQKEKDDKELEVLLQPDSLDKIASVHSQAVIRLDLKKDHGYCEEKQSTQSHKRELLLRLQPPDCSAQVFESVQRYL